A region of the Streptomyces sp. NBC_00442 genome:
CCTTCGGCCGCACCGAGGCACGCACCGGCATCGAGCATTTCATGGACGAGCTCTCGGCCGGCAGGGGCATCCGCCGGCTGCGCAATCACGGTGACGGACGACAACGAATCAGGCGCTCGGCGGCATCGGCGCTGTCCAGGGTCGAAGCGATGGGGGTAGGGGCAGGCCTCCGGGTCAGAGTTCGCACCCTCGACCAATCCCAGGACCAACTCGTAGTACCAGGACCACCTCGCCCCGCTTGCGCTGCCCCGTTTTCGCCTCCCTACCGGGTCTGACGATGCGGCGGATCGCCGACCTCTACCCGGGCGAGGCCAGGACGGATGCGTGGGACGGATGCGCGGGACGGATGCGCGGGACGCGTTCAGCATCGCCAATGCGGCTCGGGCCACGCCTCCCGGGCTCTGACCAATGAGACTCGACCAAAGAGAGGGGCCTCCCCTTCTCTGCCCGCACGACCCGTCCGGTCGTCCTATCCGATCGTCCTTTTCCGAAGGCCCGTCAGGTGCCTTGCGCGCCAAGCTACTTGCCGCATGGCGAGCGGTCCGCCACAGTGTGAATGGAGGCGCAGCCAGCGCAAGCAGACCGAGGAGGTCTCGTCATGTACGCGCGCCAGGAGATGGTGGTCCGGTCGGAGAAAACCTCACGCCGACGATGGGCAACGGTCTCGGCCTCCCTCGCCGCAGCCAGTGCCTTGGGGCTGGTGACCGCAGCACCGGCGAGCGCCGAGGTCAAGTCCACTTGTGGCACTTACATCTGCGTGGCCACCGCCTACCAGGGGCGCGACTATGTCCAGGACATCACCGTCACGACCCGAGAGGGACTGCCGGGGACGTTGCGCGCCTTCGTGGGTGATTACCGGGGAAGCAAGGCCGGCGTGTCCCGGTGGCGGTTCATCGTCAACCGTGAGATCAGGGCGTATCCGAAGCTCGCCGTCTGCGGTGGTCTGGACCGTAGCGGCAGGGTCATCGAGAACCATTGCGTGCTGATCCCCTGACTGCCCCTCACTTTCGACCGGCCGCAATTGCGGAACTTGGATGCCTGGTGTCGTGGAAGCCGCATCCTCGCTCGCGTACGAGAAGGCACGACCCCGCGGAACTCCTGAGTTGGGGACGGCCTTCCAAACGAGCTGCCATGCTGCCTTCCGCTCGCCGCGCGGATCAGTTCCACCCGCGCCCAGGCCGGACGGCCGCTGCGCCATCGAGGTTCACCTGGTTCGAGCGCGGCCGAATCCGCCGGCACCCTCCGGGCAGGTGCGCGCCGGGGTCGGTCACGACCGGGTGGCCACGGAGTCGCACGGGCGCACGCCCTCACCCGTCGACTCCGTAGCAGGCGCTTCATCCGTCGCGACACGGGCCACCGGGTGGCGAGCCTGATGGCCGCACCGGCCCGGGAGGCCGCGAGTGCCGCACGGCGTACATGAATGTCGCGATCCCGGATAGGCGGTCATCCATGGTGCGTTTTGGGGCCGTGGCCCTGCTCATTGTGTGTGCCGCCACGGCGGCGACCGTGGCGTTCGTCGTCTCGCCCTGGTGGTGGTTCGCGGGCTTCCTGTTCGGCGTCCTCGCGCTGGTCGGATGTTACGACCTGCTGCAGCGGCGCCATTCGGTGTTGCGCAACTATCCGGTGCTCGGGCACGCCCGTTTCCTCCTGGAGGCGATCCGTCCCGAACTCCAGCAGTACTTCGTGGAGCGCAACTACGACGGCCGCCCCTACGACCGCGACACTCGCAGCATCGTCTACGAGCGGGCCAAGGGCGTGGACGCCGAGGAGCCCTTCGGCAGCGAGCGCGACATGTACAGCCGCGGCTACGAGTTCCTGGTGCCGTCGATGCATCCGGCCGATAAGCCCGAGCACGCGCCCCGCGTGCGGGTCGGCGGCCCGGACTGCACGCGCCCGTACGACATGGCGCTGCTCAATGTCTCCGCCATGAGCTTCGGCTCGCTCTCCGGCAATGCCGTCCTCGCCCTCAATACGGGCGCCGCACGTGGAGGCTTCGCCCACGACACCGGCGAGGGCGGGCTGTCCGATTACCATCTGCGTCCTGGTGGCGACATCATCTGGGAGATCGGCACCGGATACTTCGGCTGCCGCACGAAGGACGGCGACTTCGACCCGGACCAGTTCCGCGAGAAGGCCGCCCACCCGGCCGTCAAGTGCGTCTCCCTCAAGCTCTCCCAGGGCGCGAAACCCGGCATCGGCGGCGTACTGCCCGGTGACAAGGTCAACAGCGAGATAGCCCAGGTCCGCGGGGTTCCCGAGGGAAAGACGGTCATCTCACCGCCGTACCACCGCGTCTTCTCCACCCCACGCGAAATGGTCCGGTTCCTGGCCCGGATGCGGGAGCTCGCCGACGGGAAACCGGTCGGCTTCAAGCTCTGCCCCGGATCCCGCGTGCAGTTCCTCGCCGTGTGCAAGGCGATGCTCGCCGAGGACATCACCCCCGACTTCATCGTCGTCGACGGCGCCGAGGGCGGCACGGGCGCCGCCCCGCTGGAGTTCGCCGACCACTTGGGCATGCCGCTCACCGAAGGACTGATCACCGTCCACAACGCGCTGGTCGGCGCCGGACTGCGCGACCGCATACGGATCGGCGCAAGCGGCAAGGTCGCCACCGGCGCCGACATGGTCAAACGCCTCGCCATAGGCGCCGACTGGACGAACGCGGCCCGCGCCATGATGTTCGCCGTCGGCTGCATCCAGGCCCAGCGTTGCCACACCAACCGCTGCCCCACCGGCATCACCACCCAGGACCCGCGCCGGGCGCGCGCCCTCGACGTCGTCGACAAGTCGGAGCGGGTCCGCCGCTTTCAGGAGGCGACGGTCTCCAGCGCCCTGCAGATCATGGCCGCGATGGGCGCCTCCCACCCCAGCGATCTGGGACCGCACATGCTGCGCCGCCGCGCCACCGACGCCGATGACTTCCGCTCGTACGCGGAGCTCTACGAGTGGCTGAAGCCCGGCGAGCTGACCCTCGATGCGCCCGCAGGATGGGCCGCGGACTGGAAGGCGGCCGACCCGGACAGTTTCACCGGCTGACCACCTCGCCGCCCTGCCCTCCGTCCTTCTCGACGTTCCGTGACGGGACGCACCAGATGTGTGCACCCGCCGACGGCATCCCGTAAGACACTCGTAAGACACACGCAGGCCGGATACCGCAGGCCGGATCCCTTCAGGCCGGCGCCCCGCAGAAAGGTCATGTACTCATGTCTCGTACCGTCGCCCGCCTCTTCACCGACGCGCTGGAGGAACTCGGCGTGCGGCACGTCTTCGGCGTCGTCGGTGACGCGCTCAACCCCTTCACCGACGCCATCCGGACCTCCGAGACCCTCTCCTGGGTCAGCTGCCGCCACGAGGAGGCGGCCGCTTTCGCGGCCGGAGCGCAGTCCCAGCTCACCGACACCCTCGGCGTCTGCATGGGCACTGTCGGGCCCGGCTCCGTGCACCTGCTGAACGGTCTGTACGACGCGGCCAAGAGCGGCACACCCGTGCTCGCCATCGCCGGGCAGGTCCCCCTGTCCGAGGTCGGCACCGACTACTTCCAGGAGGTCGACAACGACCTCCTCTTCAAGGACGTCGCCGTCTTCCGCGCCACCGTCACCTCGCCCGAGCAGCTGCCCGCCCTCCTCGAGGTCGCCGTGCGCACTGCCATCGGCCGCCGGGGCGTCGCCGTCCTCACCGTGCCCGGCGACATCGGCGGCCAGGAACTGCCCGCCGACCGCCCGGTGCGGCTCTCCGTCGCCCGCTCCGAGAACCGGCCCGACGACCCCGACCTCGACGAGGCCGCACGCCTCATCAACGACGGCGGGAAGGTCACCCTGCTCGTCGGCCGCGGGGCCCGCTCCTCGCGCGACGACGTCCTCGCCCTCGCCGACCGGCTCGCCGCGCCCATGGTGCTCACCCTCAAGGCCAAGGAAGGCTTCGAGGGCGACAACCCCTTCCAGGTCGGCCAGACCGGCCTGATCGGCAATCCGGCCGCCGCCCACGCCATGGACCACGCCGACACCCTGGTCCTGCTCGGGACCGACTTCCCTTACCGCGAGTGGTATCCCGAGGGCAAGAAGGTCGTGCAGGTCGACCGCGTCGCCGAACACATCGGACGGCGCGTACCCGTCGACGTGGCGCTCGCCGCCGACGTCGGCCCCACCGTGCGCGGACTCCTGGATCGCGTCGCCGCCCGCGAGGACCGCAAGCACCTCGACTCGGCGCGGGAGAAGTTCACCCACTGGCAGGACGGACAGCGCCGCCTCGCCTCACCCGATCACGACAAGGGCCTGATCGGCAAGGTCCGCTCGGCCTTCGACAACCGCGACCACCTGGTACGCCCCGAGGCGCTCGCCGCCGCGGTGGATGCCGCGGCGGACGACGACGCCGTGTTCACCTCCGACACCGGCATGGCCACCGTCTGGCTCTCCCGTTTCGTAGAGATGCGCGGCAGCCGCCGCCTGATCGGCTCCTACAACCTCGGCTCCATGGCCAACGCCATGCCGCAGGCCATCGGCGCCCAGCTCCTGGACCGGAACCGGCAGACCGTCGCGTTCTGCGGCGACGGAGGCCTGTCGATGCTGCTCGGAGACCTCATGACGATCCGTACCGAGCGACTGCCCATCAAGCTCGTCGTCTTCGACAACCAGCGCCTGGGCATGGTGAAACTGGAACAGGAACAGGCGGGGCTCCCCGAGTTCGGCACCGTCCTGGACAACCCGGACTTCGCCGCGGTCGCGCAGGCACTGGGCCTCAAGGGCATCCGCGTGGAGCGCGCCGAGGACCTCGCCGATGCGATCGAGCGCGCCTTCGCCGAACCCGGACCTGTCGTCCTCGACGTGCTGACGAACCCGGACGAGATCGCCGTGCCCGCCAAGCCTACGGTCCAGCAGGGTTGGGGCTTCGCCATCGCCAAGATGCGTGAGAACGTGCGCAGCATCGGAAGCTGACTCCGGCCGGCCGGCCGGCGCGTCCGACAGCCTCCGGCCGGGGCGCGACCGCGATACGGCCGCTCGCCTGGCGGACGCGGGGCTGGCCTCGGTGTCGAGATGACGTTCTCGTGCCTCTCCTCCTCTCGGAGCGACTCGACGCCTCTCACGCTGCACCCGCTTGCCCCTGGCGGTCTTCGCCAGGGGCACCTCGGAGTTCACGCTCGCCGGCCCTGTCCTTTTCGAGTCCGTCCTTGTGTCCGGCCTGGGTGGCGATGTGGCGGGTCAGGCGAGGGGGT
Encoded here:
- a CDS encoding FMN-binding glutamate synthase family protein encodes the protein MVRFGAVALLIVCAATAATVAFVVSPWWWFAGFLFGVLALVGCYDLLQRRHSVLRNYPVLGHARFLLEAIRPELQQYFVERNYDGRPYDRDTRSIVYERAKGVDAEEPFGSERDMYSRGYEFLVPSMHPADKPEHAPRVRVGGPDCTRPYDMALLNVSAMSFGSLSGNAVLALNTGAARGGFAHDTGEGGLSDYHLRPGGDIIWEIGTGYFGCRTKDGDFDPDQFREKAAHPAVKCVSLKLSQGAKPGIGGVLPGDKVNSEIAQVRGVPEGKTVISPPYHRVFSTPREMVRFLARMRELADGKPVGFKLCPGSRVQFLAVCKAMLAEDITPDFIVVDGAEGGTGAAPLEFADHLGMPLTEGLITVHNALVGAGLRDRIRIGASGKVATGADMVKRLAIGADWTNAARAMMFAVGCIQAQRCHTNRCPTGITTQDPRRARALDVVDKSERVRRFQEATVSSALQIMAAMGASHPSDLGPHMLRRRATDADDFRSYAELYEWLKPGELTLDAPAGWAADWKAADPDSFTG
- a CDS encoding thiamine pyrophosphate-dependent enzyme, which codes for MSRTVARLFTDALEELGVRHVFGVVGDALNPFTDAIRTSETLSWVSCRHEEAAAFAAGAQSQLTDTLGVCMGTVGPGSVHLLNGLYDAAKSGTPVLAIAGQVPLSEVGTDYFQEVDNDLLFKDVAVFRATVTSPEQLPALLEVAVRTAIGRRGVAVLTVPGDIGGQELPADRPVRLSVARSENRPDDPDLDEAARLINDGGKVTLLVGRGARSSRDDVLALADRLAAPMVLTLKAKEGFEGDNPFQVGQTGLIGNPAAAHAMDHADTLVLLGTDFPYREWYPEGKKVVQVDRVAEHIGRRVPVDVALAADVGPTVRGLLDRVAAREDRKHLDSAREKFTHWQDGQRRLASPDHDKGLIGKVRSAFDNRDHLVRPEALAAAVDAAADDDAVFTSDTGMATVWLSRFVEMRGSRRLIGSYNLGSMANAMPQAIGAQLLDRNRQTVAFCGDGGLSMLLGDLMTIRTERLPIKLVVFDNQRLGMVKLEQEQAGLPEFGTVLDNPDFAAVAQALGLKGIRVERAEDLADAIERAFAEPGPVVLDVLTNPDEIAVPAKPTVQQGWGFAIAKMRENVRSIGS